Genomic DNA from Marinobacter sp. MDS2:
AAAGTGGCACCGCTGCGTAAAAAACTGGCCACCGTGGATGCTTGGATCACCGGACAGCGTCGCGACCAGAGCCCCGGAACACGCAACGATGTCCCCGTGGTACAGATTGATGGCGCGTTTTCGACCGATGACAGGCCACTGGTGAAGTTCAACCCGTTGGCGAACTGGAGCTCCAAGGAAGTATGGGACTACATCCGGATGTCGGAAGCCCCTTACAACGCGCTCCACGAAAAAGGCTTTATCAGTATCGGTTGCCAGCCCTGCACCCGTCCGGTACTGCCGGGCCAGCATGAACGCGAGGGCCGCTGGTGGTGGGAAGAAGCCACTCATAAAGAATGCGGGCTGCACGCAGGGAACCTGATCGGAAAATCCGGCTAATCGCGAATCACAAAAAAGCCCGCCCGTGTTGACGACACCGGCGGGCTTTTTTGTTTCGTGCACGATTAGTACGTGGGCAATTCTATATCTTCAAACAGAGCTGCAATTTCGGTGCGACTGCCCTGGTGCGCAACAACGCGATCAACCATCTCTTTGGTTAGATGCGGTGCAAACCGGTTCATGAAATCGTACATATAACCACGCAAGAAGGTTCCTTTGCGGAAGCCAAGGCGCGTGATAGACGGGCGGAACAGTTTGCTGCCATCCAACGCCACCAGGTCGGTATCCACTTTCGGATCGTAAGCCATGCTGGCAATGATCCCAACCCCCAAGCCAAGCCTTACGTAGGTTTTGATCACGTCGGCATCAGCGGCTGTGAACACAACCTTCGGTGTCAGCCCCTTCGACTGAAACGCCTCATCCAGTTTCGAGCGCCCGGTAAAGCCGAATACATAGGTCACCAACTGGTATTCCGCGAGCTCTTCCAGAGTCAGGTCTTGCCCTTGTGCCAAAGGATGATCCTTCGGCACCACCACGCACCGGTTCCAGCGATAGCACGGCATCATCAACAGATCGTTAAACAGCTCCATGCCTTCAGTAGCGATAGCGAAATCAACAGCGCCGTTCGCCGCCATTTCCGAGATCTGCATCGGAGTACCTTGATGCATGTGCAGAGACACATCCGGGTATTCTTCAATGAATCCTTGAATAACCGGCG
This window encodes:
- a CDS encoding phosphoadenylyl-sulfate reductase — translated: MTDIDSLRTELDGQSPRAILKAALARYDNIAISFSGAEDVVLIEMAHKLTDNLKVFTLDTGRLHPETYEFIEKVRQHYGIEIEVLFPEAEAVQNLVGKKGMFSFYEDGHSECCGIRKVAPLRKKLATVDAWITGQRRDQSPGTRNDVPVVQIDGAFSTDDRPLVKFNPLANWSSKEVWDYIRMSEAPYNALHEKGFISIGCQPCTRPVLPGQHEREGRWWWEEATHKECGLHAGNLIGKSG
- the cysB gene encoding HTH-type transcriptional regulator CysB; protein product: MKLQQLRYIWEVAHHDLNVSATAQSLFTSQPGISKQIRLLEDELGLEVFARSGKHLTRITPGGEIIIREAGEILRRAEGIKKIAQEFSNQRKGDLSIATTHTQARYALPPVIQGFIEEYPDVSLHMHQGTPMQISEMAANGAVDFAIATEGMELFNDLLMMPCYRWNRCVVVPKDHPLAQGQDLTLEELAEYQLVTYVFGFTGRSKLDEAFQSKGLTPKVVFTAADADVIKTYVRLGLGVGIIASMAYDPKVDTDLVALDGSKLFRPSITRLGFRKGTFLRGYMYDFMNRFAPHLTKEMVDRVVAHQGSRTEIAALFEDIELPTY